A stretch of the Selenomonas ruminantium subsp. lactilytica TAM6421 genome encodes the following:
- a CDS encoding NAD-dependent protein deacylase, which produces MDRIDELTQILKDSKRVVFFGGAGMSTESGIPDFRSADGIFNQILHRKFRPEEMASHSFLVNYPEEFFEFYRNRMMFMNAEPNDGHRALAKLEEMGILRAVVTQNIDGLHQLAGSRTVYELHGSSLRWPCMKCGKVYPMEFALREENKPIPHCSDCGGVVRPGVVLYEEGLDDEVVENAMRAIREADTLIVGGTSLVVYPAAGMIDYFRGRHLVLINKSETKADASADLIIREPIGKTLAAAVDNLMKN; this is translated from the coding sequence ATGGACAGGATAGATGAGCTGACCCAAATTCTCAAAGACAGCAAGCGTGTGGTATTTTTCGGTGGAGCGGGGATGTCAACGGAATCAGGAATTCCGGATTTTCGCAGTGCTGATGGTATTTTTAATCAAATACTTCATCGCAAATTTCGTCCGGAGGAAATGGCATCCCATAGTTTCCTGGTTAATTACCCGGAAGAATTTTTTGAGTTTTATCGAAATCGCATGATGTTTATGAATGCAGAGCCCAACGATGGCCATAGGGCTTTGGCCAAATTAGAAGAGATGGGTATTTTGAGGGCCGTGGTTACCCAGAATATCGATGGCCTGCACCAGTTGGCAGGAAGCAGGACGGTCTATGAATTGCATGGTTCAAGCTTGCGTTGGCCCTGCATGAAATGCGGCAAAGTCTATCCCATGGAATTTGCCCTGCGGGAGGAGAACAAGCCCATTCCCCATTGTTCGGATTGTGGCGGTGTCGTGCGGCCGGGCGTGGTTCTCTACGAAGAGGGACTGGACGATGAGGTGGTGGAAAATGCCATGCGTGCCATCCGTGAGGCAGACACCCTTATCGTTGGCGGCACATCTCTGGTGGTCTATCCGGCAGCGGGAATGATTGATTATTTTCGGGGCAGGCATCTGGTGCTTATTAATAAATCTGAAACGAAAGCAGATGCAAGTGCAGACCTGATTATCCGGGAGCCGATCGGGAAGACGTTGGCGGCGGCAGTTGACAACTTAATGAAAAATTAA
- a CDS encoding response regulator transcription factor — translation MRLLIADDNKDIRDILVAAAEASDFETVAAANGKEVLDLVKQDNISLLLLDVMMPIMDGFSVCREIRKSSDVPIIMITARGEDYDRIMGLEIGADDYVVKPFSPLEVMARVKAVLRRLPKEEMDKSKIAVGNLLLFKDNGEVQIGGKAISLTRKEYDLLYLFLSHPQRVFSRDELLDRLWGYEYTGDLRTVDTHIRRLRAKLTEAGLAGAALTTVWGRGYQWEGTE, via the coding sequence TTGCGACTTCTGATTGCAGATGATAACAAGGATATTCGCGATATATTGGTTGCCGCAGCGGAAGCATCGGATTTTGAAACGGTGGCTGCCGCAAACGGTAAAGAGGTTTTAGACTTGGTAAAGCAGGACAATATTTCCCTGCTTTTATTGGATGTCATGATGCCAATAATGGATGGTTTTTCCGTCTGTCGGGAGATACGAAAATCTTCGGATGTACCCATTATTATGATTACGGCCCGTGGCGAAGATTATGACCGGATCATGGGGCTGGAAATCGGAGCTGACGACTATGTGGTGAAGCCATTTTCTCCTCTCGAAGTCATGGCCCGGGTGAAGGCCGTGCTCCGTCGTCTGCCCAAGGAGGAAATGGATAAAAGCAAAATTGCCGTGGGCAATCTTCTCCTGTTTAAGGATAATGGAGAAGTGCAGATAGGCGGCAAAGCCATTTCACTCACCCGCAAGGAATATGACTTGCTTTACCTGTTCCTCTCGCATCCGCAGCGGGTATTTTCCCGGGATGAATTATTGGACAGGCTTTGGGGCTATGAGTATACTGGCGACCTGCGGACCGTGGATACCCATATACGCCGCCTGCGGGCCAAACTTACTGAGGCTGGTCTGGCAGGCGCTGCTTTGACAACGGTATGGGGGCGTGGTTATCAGTGGGAGGGGACGGAATGA
- a CDS encoding IS607 family transposase, producing MELVSIGKFAKMVGVTTTTLRRMHQSGDFIPHHVTKGGTRYYAMEQLKEFSNAPETEKLVVGYCRVSTPAQKDDLQTQVENVKSYMYAKGYKFEIITDVGSGINYKKKGLRQLVNKINNHEVSTVVILYKDRLIRFGYELLEYLCEINGVSIEIIDNTEQSKEQELTDDLIQIITVFANRLYGQRSKKTKRLIDEVKKNAESGKDKASAY from the coding sequence GTGGAACTGGTCAGCATAGGTAAATTTGCTAAGATGGTTGGTGTCACCACTACGACACTAAGGCGTATGCACCAAAGCGGAGATTTTATTCCGCACCATGTTACCAAGGGGGGCACACGCTATTACGCAATGGAACAGCTCAAGGAGTTTTCCAACGCTCCCGAAACAGAAAAGCTCGTAGTAGGTTACTGCCGAGTATCTACGCCAGCTCAAAAAGATGACCTTCAAACGCAGGTGGAGAACGTAAAGTCCTATATGTATGCCAAGGGTTATAAATTTGAGATAATCACGGACGTAGGCTCAGGCATTAACTATAAAAAGAAAGGGCTACGGCAACTCGTCAACAAAATCAACAACCACGAGGTATCAACAGTAGTTATCCTGTACAAGGACAGACTGATTCGCTTTGGCTATGAGTTGTTGGAGTATCTTTGTGAAATAAACGGTGTCAGTATCGAGATTATCGACAATACCGAGCAGAGCAAAGAGCAGGAACTGACGGATGACCTAATACAAATCATCACAGTTTTTGCTAACCGCCTTTACGGGCAACGCTCAAAGAAAACAAAGAGACTTATTGACGAGGTAAAGAAAAATGCAGAGAGCGGTAAAGATAAGGCTTCTGCCTACTAA
- a CDS encoding RNA-guided endonuclease InsQ/TnpB family protein: MQRAVKIRLLPTKEQECLFWKSAGTARWAYNYFLEANEAAYKAWLKNDKVGKRSVSEGEIRKHINNVLKKTTHTWLKEVGSNVMKQAVKDANLALQRYFKGISGKPKFKSRHRSKISFYVNYESLVRKPNGFHGEKIGFVKTAAPLPKIPKGKKYANPHISFDGRYWYLSVGYEVQQEETELTGGSLGIDLGIKSLAIVSNEDATETHFYKNINKSAEVRRLEKKLKREQRKASRKLESNIKSHDKNRHPIWIRPLRECRNLDKQNKKIQLIHKRLTDIRNNHLHQTTSEIVKTKPSQIVMEDLNVKGMMKNKYLSEAIAKQKFYEFKRQIQYKAEMYGIKVIEVDRFYASSKTCSHCGNVKKDLKLSDRIYVCPVCGAKLDRDLNAAINLANYKMA; this comes from the coding sequence ATGCAGAGAGCGGTAAAGATAAGGCTTCTGCCTACTAAAGAGCAGGAGTGTCTGTTCTGGAAAAGTGCCGGGACTGCCCGTTGGGCATACAATTACTTTCTCGAAGCGAACGAAGCGGCCTACAAGGCATGGCTTAAAAATGACAAGGTCGGCAAGCGTAGCGTCAGCGAGGGCGAAATAAGGAAACACATCAACAACGTCCTAAAGAAAACAACCCATACATGGCTCAAAGAGGTAGGAAGCAATGTAATGAAACAGGCTGTTAAGGACGCAAACCTGGCCTTGCAAAGATATTTCAAGGGCATATCTGGGAAACCTAAATTCAAGAGCCGTCATAGGAGCAAGATTAGTTTCTATGTGAACTACGAAAGCCTTGTGAGGAAGCCAAATGGCTTCCATGGTGAGAAGATAGGTTTTGTGAAGACGGCGGCTCCCCTGCCTAAGATACCAAAAGGCAAGAAATATGCCAATCCGCATATATCCTTTGATGGCAGGTATTGGTATCTGTCAGTTGGCTATGAAGTTCAGCAGGAAGAAACTGAGCTGACTGGCGGGAGTCTGGGCATAGACCTTGGTATTAAGTCGTTGGCGATTGTTTCTAACGAGGACGCTACAGAAACCCACTTCTACAAGAACATCAATAAGTCTGCGGAAGTAAGAAGGTTGGAAAAGAAGCTGAAGCGTGAGCAACGAAAGGCATCTCGCAAACTGGAATCAAATATCAAGAGCCACGACAAAAATCGCCATCCGATATGGATTCGCCCACTTCGAGAATGTAGGAACCTAGACAAGCAGAACAAGAAAATACAGCTTATTCACAAACGCCTTACAGACATTCGCAACAATCATCTTCATCAGACAACATCTGAGATAGTGAAAACCAAGCCGTCACAGATAGTCATGGAGGATTTGAATGTCAAGGGCATGATGAAGAATAAGTACCTGTCAGAAGCTATCGCAAAACAAAAATTCTATGAGTTTAAGCGGCAGATTCAGTACAAGGCTGAAATGTACGGCATAAAGGTCATAGAGGTAGACAGATTTTATGCAAGCTCCAAAACTTGCAGTCATTGCGGAAATGTCAAAAAGGACTTGAAGCTTTCAGACCGCATTTATGTCTGCCCTGTATGCGGAGCAAAGCTGGACAGGGATTTGAACGCTGCTATCAACTTAGCAAATTATAAGATGGCTTAG
- a CDS encoding sensor histidine kinase, which translates to MLGLLLSALLAAALAKRFIAPLYRMKDTAEAFRAGDYQARTGLHQNDELGLLAESLDELGMRLEEAKAERDNVQKQRQEFLAAVSHELRTPLTVIKGTWELLESGIIKEGAKLQECRQRIAENLAMLERLVRDLLELTRLQSPGFQVQMESLNLSQPFADAIRSANTLAEKKGVKLEADLPQLVPFMGDYGRLRQLLLIILDNAIKFSPSGTAVDVQGQLTGTFWQIKVTDQGPGIAPEERLHIFDRFKKSGEDNAQGTGLGLAIAREIAIRHNIEIKCESELGKGAVFILQGQIEPAI; encoded by the coding sequence TTGTTGGGGCTTTTATTATCTGCCCTGCTGGCAGCTGCTCTGGCTAAGCGATTTATCGCTCCTCTCTATAGGATGAAGGACACCGCAGAAGCATTCCGGGCTGGAGACTATCAGGCTCGCACGGGGCTGCATCAAAATGACGAGCTGGGGCTTTTAGCAGAAAGTCTGGATGAACTGGGGATGCGTCTGGAAGAAGCGAAAGCTGAGCGTGATAACGTCCAAAAGCAGCGTCAGGAATTTTTGGCGGCGGTATCCCATGAACTTCGTACACCGCTGACCGTCATCAAGGGAACCTGGGAACTTTTGGAGTCCGGGATAATAAAGGAAGGGGCAAAGCTTCAGGAATGCCGCCAGAGAATAGCGGAAAATCTCGCCATGCTGGAACGGCTGGTTCGCGACCTGTTGGAGCTGACCCGTTTGCAGAGCCCTGGATTTCAAGTACAGATGGAATCCTTGAACCTTTCGCAGCCCTTTGCCGATGCTATTCGCAGTGCGAATACGTTAGCAGAAAAGAAGGGGGTAAAGCTGGAAGCAGATCTGCCCCAGCTCGTGCCCTTTATGGGCGACTATGGCCGCCTGCGGCAGCTGTTGCTGATAATTCTGGACAACGCCATAAAATTTTCTCCGTCTGGAACTGCGGTGGATGTGCAGGGGCAGCTGACGGGAACTTTTTGGCAGATAAAAGTTACAGACCAGGGACCTGGCATTGCCCCGGAGGAACGGCTCCATATATTTGACCGCTTCAAGAAATCCGGCGAGGATAATGCCCAAGGAACTGGGCTAGGCCTGGCAATCGCCAGGGAAATTGCCATACGTCACAATATCGAAATAAAATGTGAAAGTGAATTAGGCAAGGGAGCGGTATTTATCTTACAGGGGCAGATTGAACCTGCCATATAA
- a CDS encoding DMT family transporter, translated as MTERKKGLAMVCLGASMWGGSGVAGQYLLQDCGFSTAWLVVSRMLIAGVLFLLMDFAHYRESPLQIWKDRKDAKDILIFAIFGMLAVQYTYFACIQQGNAAAATVLQYLMPIIIISYNSLVSHKLPQYIELICVAMAVLGTFLLVTHGKLDTLSIPLNALLWGLASAAAAAIYTMKPKRLIRKWRAPLVIGWGMLLGGLALMPLCPPWQFSGVWNDFSALIYAYVIVFGTVIAFGCYLGSIKYIQPAEASILGSVEPLSAIILSIIFLNASFGFMDIIGTALIIGTVFLLTRKSPTKGA; from the coding sequence ATGACGGAGCGTAAAAAGGGGCTTGCCATGGTTTGCCTTGGAGCCTCCATGTGGGGCGGCAGCGGCGTTGCCGGGCAATATCTGCTGCAGGATTGTGGCTTTTCCACAGCATGGCTGGTGGTTTCCCGAATGCTGATAGCAGGCGTTTTATTTTTGCTGATGGATTTTGCCCATTACCGAGAAAGTCCTTTACAAATCTGGAAGGACAGAAAAGATGCCAAGGATATTCTTATTTTCGCCATCTTTGGCATGCTGGCGGTGCAATATACTTATTTTGCCTGCATCCAGCAGGGCAATGCGGCAGCTGCCACGGTCCTGCAATATCTTATGCCCATAATCATCATCAGCTACAATAGCTTAGTCAGTCACAAACTGCCGCAATATATCGAGCTGATCTGTGTAGCCATGGCTGTACTGGGAACATTCCTTTTGGTAACCCATGGAAAGCTGGATACCTTATCCATTCCCCTTAACGCCTTATTATGGGGGCTTGCCTCTGCTGCCGCCGCTGCTATCTACACCATGAAGCCCAAACGTCTGATTCGCAAGTGGCGGGCTCCCCTTGTCATCGGCTGGGGCATGCTGCTGGGGGGACTGGCACTAATGCCCCTTTGCCCGCCCTGGCAATTTTCCGGCGTCTGGAATGATTTTTCTGCACTTATCTATGCCTATGTAATCGTCTTTGGCACGGTTATTGCCTTTGGCTGTTATCTAGGCAGCATAAAATACATCCAGCCCGCTGAGGCCAGCATACTCGGTTCTGTGGAGCCCTTATCCGCCATTATCCTGTCCATTATCTTCCTTAATGCCAGTTTCGGTTTTATGGACATCATCGGCACAGCCCTGATAATTGGTACCGTTTTCCTGTTAACAAGAAAGAGCCCCACCAAAGGAGCATAA
- a CDS encoding bile acid:sodium symporter family protein — protein sequence MHYLEKLSNFISKYMAVLVILVAAIALLEPMSFKWVAPNISMLLGVVMFGMGMTLKLSDFKLVFQRPRDVFIGALAQFTIMPLLAYVLAMAFNLPPELAAGVILVGTCPGGTSSNVMTYLARGDVALSVSMTMTTTILAPIVTPLLTWWLAGAWVEISLSAMMMSIVQVVILPIVLGIVINSFFEKQVQKVVKVLPLVSVLAIVLIVGGVVAVSSQKILETGLLIMAVVMCHNLLGYGIGFLLAKACHMNMAKAKAISIEVGMQNSGLATSLAMLHFGPAAAIPGAIFSVWHNISGSLAANYLSSRVNKEEMPVAQTAE from the coding sequence ATGCATTATTTGGAAAAACTCAGCAATTTTATCTCGAAGTACATGGCCGTGCTTGTTATCCTGGTGGCTGCCATTGCCTTGCTGGAGCCGATGAGCTTTAAGTGGGTGGCACCAAACATCAGCATGCTGTTGGGCGTGGTCATGTTCGGCATGGGGATGACCCTCAAGCTCTCGGATTTCAAGCTGGTCTTCCAGCGTCCGCGGGATGTGTTTATCGGAGCCCTGGCCCAGTTTACGATCATGCCTCTGCTGGCTTATGTTTTGGCAATGGCCTTCAATCTGCCGCCGGAACTGGCTGCTGGTGTCATTTTGGTAGGCACCTGTCCTGGTGGAACATCTTCCAATGTCATGACCTATCTGGCTCGCGGGGATGTGGCCTTGTCGGTATCCATGACCATGACCACCACGATTTTGGCCCCCATCGTTACACCGCTTCTTACCTGGTGGCTGGCCGGTGCCTGGGTGGAGATTTCTCTGTCTGCCATGATGATGTCCATCGTGCAGGTGGTAATTCTGCCGATTGTATTGGGAATCGTCATCAATTCCTTCTTTGAAAAACAGGTGCAAAAGGTGGTCAAAGTTTTGCCCCTTGTTTCGGTTCTTGCTATTGTCCTGATTGTTGGCGGTGTTGTAGCGGTTAGCTCCCAGAAAATTTTGGAGACGGGCCTGCTCATTATGGCAGTGGTTATGTGCCATAACCTTTTGGGGTATGGTATCGGATTCCTGTTGGCGAAGGCATGCCATATGAATATGGCAAAGGCTAAGGCCATTTCCATCGAAGTGGGAATGCAGAATTCCGGACTAGCCACCTCGTTGGCTATGCTTCACTTCGGGCCGGCGGCTGCCATTCCTGGAGCTATATTCAGCGTGTGGCATAACATTTCCGGCTCGTTGGCAGCGAACTATTTGTCCAGCCGTGTGAACAAGGAAGAAATGCCCGTCGCACAGACAGCAGAATAA
- the fliB gene encoding flagellin lysine-N-methylase: MRFTTIYPDFYKDFCCKADKCQHTCCAGWEIDIDASTADKYQQLTGQLGDTIRQNIVEVDGVWQFRLREDDRCPFLREDGLCELIRRADESILCDICSNHPRFFVTVGDYELAGVGLSCEKSCELLLAVTEPLCFQTESGDNLSLKELLQSLSLPVSDEDLCYQTGITADDAEFILECMEKTEPIDAAWTAQLLQLRSEPFAADAEVPCVFDRIYQYILYRALEHVPAYGLGTVLSYVQLNTDFIYLTYRLTGQLDESIRRWSEQIEYSTENVKLLLELLV, from the coding sequence TTGCGTTTTACTACAATCTATCCTGATTTTTACAAGGATTTCTGCTGCAAGGCTGATAAATGTCAGCATACCTGCTGTGCAGGCTGGGAGATTGATATCGATGCGTCAACGGCAGATAAATATCAGCAGCTTACAGGGCAATTAGGCGATACCATCCGTCAAAATATTGTGGAGGTGGATGGTGTCTGGCAGTTCCGCCTGCGTGAGGATGACCGTTGCCCATTCTTGCGTGAGGATGGCCTCTGTGAACTTATTCGCAGAGCTGACGAGTCCATACTTTGCGATATTTGCAGCAATCATCCGCGGTTTTTCGTGACAGTAGGCGATTATGAGCTGGCCGGTGTGGGGCTTAGCTGCGAAAAAAGCTGTGAGTTGCTGTTGGCGGTTACAGAACCGCTATGTTTTCAGACAGAAAGCGGCGATAACCTGTCACTGAAGGAACTGTTGCAGAGTCTATCGCTGCCGGTCAGTGACGAAGATTTATGCTACCAGACAGGTATTACAGCTGACGATGCAGAATTTATACTGGAGTGCATGGAAAAGACGGAACCCATTGATGCGGCGTGGACGGCACAGTTATTGCAGCTGCGTTCGGAACCATTTGCGGCTGATGCCGAGGTACCATGTGTTTTTGACCGTATCTATCAATATATCCTCTATCGTGCCCTGGAACATGTGCCGGCATATGGTTTGGGAACGGTGCTTTCCTATGTACAGTTGAATACGGATTTTATCTATTTGACCTATCGTTTGACTGGTCAGCTTGACGAGTCAATCCGCCGCTGGTCCGAACAGATTGAGTACAGCACGGAAAATGTCAAACTACTGCTGGAATTATTGGTTTGA
- a CDS encoding Gfo/Idh/MocA family protein: MKLAILGTGMIVKDGALPALKEAPEVKAEAIYARPSSREKAEELSAAYAIPKVYTDYDELLADPEIDFVYVGLINSVHYEYTKKALLAGKNVIVEKPFASAAREVRELRQLALDKGLYVFEAVTIHYLPNFAAIKEALPKLGKIKTVAANYSQYSSRYDKYLKGEVLPAFDPQRSGGALYDINIYNLNFIIGLFGAPESIAYTANIGFNGIDTSGMVKMQYPDFFALAIGAKDSESPGYVTIQGEKGYIKVTDTPNELRSFEMKLRGSGVTTHYELNKYSHRMVHEFQEFARIFAAKDYDRMKQGLDVSVAVLETAEEARKQVGVVFPCDEEKV; the protein is encoded by the coding sequence ATGAAATTAGCAATTTTAGGTACTGGCATGATTGTGAAGGACGGAGCACTTCCTGCCCTTAAAGAGGCACCGGAGGTTAAAGCAGAGGCTATTTATGCCCGCCCTTCCAGCAGGGAAAAAGCGGAGGAATTGAGTGCAGCCTATGCCATTCCTAAGGTTTATACGGACTATGATGAACTGCTGGCTGACCCCGAAATCGATTTTGTCTATGTGGGGCTTATCAACAGCGTTCATTATGAATATACGAAAAAGGCATTGCTGGCGGGCAAGAACGTTATCGTGGAAAAGCCCTTTGCCTCAGCAGCCAGGGAAGTGCGGGAGCTTAGACAGCTGGCTCTGGACAAGGGATTGTATGTCTTTGAAGCGGTAACGATTCATTACCTGCCCAATTTTGCCGCCATCAAGGAGGCTTTGCCGAAACTGGGCAAAATCAAGACTGTGGCAGCCAATTACTCTCAGTATTCCAGCCGCTATGACAAATATCTTAAAGGCGAGGTGCTGCCGGCTTTTGACCCGCAGCGTAGCGGTGGTGCTTTGTATGATATCAACATCTACAATCTGAATTTCATCATTGGCCTGTTTGGGGCACCGGAGTCCATTGCCTATACGGCCAATATTGGTTTTAACGGCATTGATACCAGCGGCATGGTCAAAATGCAGTATCCTGATTTCTTCGCTCTGGCCATTGGAGCCAAGGATTCGGAAAGTCCGGGTTATGTTACCATTCAGGGAGAAAAGGGGTATATCAAGGTGACGGATACGCCCAATGAACTTCGTTCCTTTGAAATGAAGCTTCGTGGCAGCGGTGTTACCACCCATTACGAGCTCAATAAATACAGCCATCGTATGGTGCATGAGTTCCAGGAGTTTGCCAGGATTTTTGCGGCCAAGGATTATGACCGGATGAAGCAGGGGCTGGACGTGTCCGTGGCGGTGCTGGAAACCGCTGAGGAAGCCCGCAAGCAGGTGGGCGTTGTGTTCCCCTGTGATGAAGAAAAGGTCTAA
- a CDS encoding C-GCAxxG-C-C family protein — translation METSKRAEAGVEFKRKNNCAQAVLLAFQPETGMDEEVLKAMGSGFGSGMGGMEATCGALCGAAMAAGLINKSNTPTKMLCKEMLQDFKAAAGATICGDLKGIKTGKMLFSCDDCVRQAVLVLEKRLEKLAEN, via the coding sequence ATGGAAACGAGCAAACGTGCGGAAGCAGGCGTAGAATTCAAGCGTAAGAACAACTGTGCGCAGGCGGTACTGCTGGCCTTCCAGCCGGAAACAGGCATGGATGAGGAGGTCCTCAAGGCCATGGGCTCCGGTTTTGGCTCCGGCATGGGGGGCATGGAGGCTACCTGCGGGGCCCTGTGCGGTGCAGCCATGGCGGCAGGCCTCATCAACAAGAGCAATACGCCCACCAAGATGCTCTGCAAGGAGATGTTGCAGGATTTCAAGGCTGCAGCTGGTGCCACCATCTGTGGCGATTTGAAGGGCATAAAGACTGGGAAAATGCTCTTTAGCTGTGATGACTGTGTGCGGCAGGCCGTGCTTGTTTTGGAAAAACGTCTGGAGAAATTAGCTGAAAACTAA
- a CDS encoding Gfo/Idh/MocA family oxidoreductase, with the protein MNNTQQLVIGYIGNGKSTNRYHLPFALNRPEKIKVKTVYQRTLGKGGWTPFDGIIYTDQLQEMLADAEIQAVVICTPVDSHKALVKQVLEAGKHCVVEKPFALNLADAEEMFRLAEEKGLTLECYQNRRFDSDFLTTQQVIESGKLGQLFEVNMNYDYYRPHVPEGETSYQRDHAFLYTHACHTVDQVLSYFGKPQEIHSDVRQLLGPGRMNDYFDLDFLYDGLKVSVKSSYFRVKSRPSFAVYGTKGVFIKETEDRQEADLKKFYLPAGHDDFGQDLPEHYGTLIYYDEAGLYHEEKVPTVTGDYARYYDALYETIINGAPPLVTKEQTLEQMRILEKAGENLA; encoded by the coding sequence ATGAACAACACACAGCAACTCGTAATCGGCTATATCGGCAATGGCAAGAGCACCAACCGCTATCATCTGCCCTTTGCCCTGAACAGGCCGGAAAAAATCAAGGTCAAGACAGTTTACCAGCGAACCCTTGGTAAAGGCGGCTGGACGCCTTTTGACGGCATTATATATACAGACCAGCTGCAGGAAATGCTTGCCGATGCAGAAATACAGGCCGTCGTTATCTGTACGCCGGTGGATAGTCATAAGGCTCTGGTTAAACAGGTCCTGGAAGCAGGAAAACACTGCGTAGTGGAAAAGCCCTTTGCTCTGAACCTTGCGGATGCTGAAGAAATGTTCCGCTTGGCTGAGGAAAAGGGACTGACGTTGGAATGTTATCAGAATCGACGCTTTGACAGCGATTTCCTCACCACCCAGCAGGTTATCGAATCCGGCAAACTGGGCCAGCTCTTTGAAGTCAATATGAACTATGACTACTACCGGCCCCATGTGCCGGAAGGCGAAACCTCCTATCAGCGTGACCATGCCTTTTTATACACCCATGCCTGCCATACGGTAGACCAGGTTCTGTCTTATTTTGGCAAGCCGCAAGAAATTCATAGCGATGTGCGACAGCTTCTGGGGCCGGGCCGCATGAATGATTACTTTGACCTGGACTTTTTGTATGATGGACTGAAAGTTTCGGTAAAATCCAGCTATTTCCGCGTTAAGTCCCGGCCCAGCTTCGCCGTATATGGCACCAAGGGCGTATTTATCAAGGAAACCGAAGACCGTCAGGAAGCGGATTTGAAGAAGTTTTACCTGCCCGCGGGGCATGACGATTTCGGCCAGGACCTGCCAGAGCATTACGGCACGCTGATTTACTACGATGAAGCAGGCCTTTATCATGAAGAAAAAGTTCCCACCGTTACAGGGGACTATGCACGCTATTACGATGCCCTGTATGAGACCATCATCAACGGAGCACCACCGCTCGTAACCAAAGAACAAACCCTGGAACAGATGCGGATTCTGGAAAAGGCCGGGGAAAATCTTGCCTAA
- a CDS encoding PTS EIIA protein: MKTILVSNNSLATVLKESLADYTLNPTCEAFCFQHPQHLATSSKLAEYFLACEEQNPQEYYLILADAFGSTAYNETVLLLERLGIRNRATVYTGVSLPMLVQLYDEDDSASDLELWKNLQPILRHAA, encoded by the coding sequence ATGAAGACCATTCTTGTTTCCAACAATTCTCTCGCCACTGTCCTGAAGGAATCACTGGCAGATTACACCTTGAACCCCACCTGTGAAGCCTTTTGCTTCCAGCACCCCCAGCATCTGGCCACAAGCAGCAAACTAGCTGAATACTTCCTGGCCTGTGAAGAACAAAATCCCCAGGAATATTATCTCATCCTAGCAGATGCCTTTGGCTCCACCGCCTATAACGAGACAGTCCTTCTGTTGGAACGATTGGGCATCCGGAACCGTGCCACGGTCTACACGGGTGTCAGCCTTCCCATGCTGGTGCAGCTCTATGACGAGGATGACTCCGCCAGTGACTTGGAGCTTTGGAAAAATCTGCAGCCAATCCTGCGTCATGCAGCTTAA
- a CDS encoding DeoR/GlpR family DNA-binding transcription regulator, with product MKASARREEILKYLEANHTGYTAELCRKLDVSAMTIRRDLEVMAGQGLVTLIRGGAALNHGTAVIYSLKFRQTQLPLEKQRIAERCAAMVSEGSAVFIDCGSTAERIAEALRGKKNITVLTNSLDTAQVLSTAKGIKLIMVPGEFNEDIRGFNGLLTTDFIQRFRIDYLFLGANGINAQHGLTVPDYADAETKRVLIRQSRHVIVAADHAKLGGAFFEIVAKLSEIEAVVMDSGAEPRLVQEIKDGGTEVILV from the coding sequence ATGAAGGCTTCTGCAAGAAGAGAAGAGATTCTTAAATATCTGGAGGCAAATCACACGGGGTATACAGCAGAGCTGTGCCGGAAGCTTGATGTTTCGGCTATGACCATCCGCCGCGATTTGGAGGTTATGGCAGGACAGGGACTGGTTACCCTTATTCGTGGGGGAGCTGCTTTGAATCATGGCACGGCTGTTATCTACAGCCTGAAATTCCGACAGACGCAGCTGCCGCTGGAAAAACAACGTATCGCAGAGCGTTGTGCGGCTATGGTCAGTGAGGGCAGTGCGGTTTTTATCGACTGTGGTTCGACTGCTGAGCGTATCGCAGAGGCTCTGCGTGGCAAGAAAAATATCACCGTGCTGACGAATTCGCTGGATACGGCCCAGGTTCTGAGCACGGCCAAGGGCATCAAGCTCATTATGGTGCCTGGGGAGTTCAACGAAGATATTCGGGGTTTTAACGGCCTTTTGACCACGGATTTTATCCAGCGGTTCCGCATCGATTATCTATTTTTGGGAGCCAATGGCATCAATGCTCAGCATGGACTGACGGTGCCGGACTATGCTGATGCGGAAACCAAGCGCGTGCTCATCCGTCAGTCCCGTCATGTGATTGTGGCTGCTGACCATGCCAAACTGGGCGGGGCATTTTTCGAAATTGTGGCCAAGCTGTCCGAGATTGAAGCTGTGGTTATGGATAGCGGAGCTGAGCCTCGGCTGGTACAGGAAATAAAAGATGGGGGAACGGAGGTCATTCTGGTTTAA